Proteins co-encoded in one Leptospira levettii genomic window:
- a CDS encoding YopX family protein, whose product MAFTIRFRVWDKQEKEFTQKGFSLTLDGKLLKFGQPIPNEDNYVINCFTGLKDKYDKELYEEDIIEHTVAKGGNLTQHTGIIRYNHEHGAFYLENGPPLLQLFSIRKVGNPYENPILYDLYLKSKS is encoded by the coding sequence ATGGCATTCACAATTCGATTCCGAGTATGGGACAAACAAGAGAAAGAATTCACCCAAAAAGGATTTTCTTTAACCTTAGATGGAAAATTACTAAAATTTGGACAACCTATTCCAAACGAAGATAATTATGTGATTAATTGTTTCACTGGTTTAAAAGATAAATATGACAAAGAATTGTATGAAGAAGACATCATTGAACATACAGTTGCGAAAGGTGGAAACTTAACTCAACATACAGGCATTATACGATACAATCACGAACATGGTGCATTTTATTTAGAAAACGGACCACCACTCCTGCAACTATTCTCCATACGTAAAGTTGGTAATCCTTATGAAAATCCAATTCTCTATGATTTGTATTTAAAAAGTAAATCTTGA